The proteins below come from a single Micromonospora citrea genomic window:
- the yajC gene encoding preprotein translocase subunit YajC: protein MLYAAEGGGGAGSLTPILMIALLFGVMYFMMIRPQQKRRREAEAMQSALAPGDEVVTIGGLYGTVTGVDDDTVLLEVAPGVQTRYARPAIARVVSQAERAEEPAAEDADVVKDADVVKE, encoded by the coding sequence GTGCTTTACGCAGCAGAGGGCGGCGGGGGTGCCGGCAGCCTGACGCCGATCCTCATGATCGCTCTGCTCTTCGGCGTCATGTACTTCATGATGATCCGCCCCCAGCAGAAGCGCCGCCGCGAGGCGGAGGCGATGCAGTCCGCCCTCGCCCCCGGCGACGAGGTGGTCACCATCGGCGGGCTCTACGGCACGGTCACCGGCGTCGACGACGACACCGTCCTGCTCGAGGTCGCGCCCGGCGTGCAGACCCGGTACGCCCGCCCGGCCATCGCCCGGGTGGTCAGCCAGGCCGAGCGCGCCGAGGAGCCGGCCGCCGAGGACGCGGACGTCGTCAAGGACGCGGACGTCGTCAAGGAGTGA
- the ruvA gene encoding Holliday junction branch migration protein RuvA, protein MIASVRGVVTATGPDHAVVEVGGVGLAVQCAPGTLADLRIGQPARLATSLVVREDSLTLYGFADDDAKQLFELLQTASGVGPRLAQAVLAVHTPDAVRKAIANADTAALTRVPGIGKKGAERLVLELRDRVGPVPVGADGAAGVTGGAWPEQVRQALVGLGWTAGQADQAVAAVAETVDGDVPPVPVLLKQAIRLLGRTR, encoded by the coding sequence ATGATCGCCAGCGTGCGCGGGGTGGTGACCGCGACCGGTCCGGACCACGCGGTGGTGGAGGTCGGCGGGGTGGGCCTCGCGGTGCAGTGCGCGCCCGGCACCCTCGCCGACCTGCGGATCGGCCAGCCCGCCCGGCTGGCCACCAGCCTGGTCGTCCGGGAGGATTCGCTCACCCTCTACGGCTTCGCCGACGACGACGCCAAACAGCTGTTCGAGCTGCTCCAGACCGCCAGCGGCGTCGGCCCCCGGCTGGCCCAGGCGGTGCTCGCCGTGCACACCCCCGACGCGGTGCGCAAGGCGATCGCCAACGCCGACACGGCCGCCCTGACCCGGGTGCCCGGCATCGGCAAGAAGGGCGCCGAGCGCCTGGTCCTGGAACTGCGCGACCGCGTCGGCCCGGTGCCGGTCGGCGCCGACGGGGCGGCCGGGGTGACCGGCGGGGCGTGGCCGGAGCAGGTCCGGCAGGCGCTGGTCGGGCTCGGCTGGACGGCGGGGCAGGCCGACCAGGCGGTGGCCGCGGTGGCGGAGACCGTCGACGGTGACGTGCCGCCGGTGCCGGTGCTGCTCAAGCAGGCCATCCGACTGCTGGGACGCACCCGGTGA
- a CDS encoding peptidylprolyl isomerase, with amino-acid sequence MTSTRERQRAAARARLEKEMAERAARARKRRQTQAIVGAASVLVLVIAGTVWLATTLGGDDDKSDTAGPAADHVQCAWTELPADQRTKQIKDVGLPPAQQANTGTQTMTIDTNLGPITAKIDRSAVPCTAGSFTHLAEKNFFDNSKCHRLVTEGIKVLQCGDPSATGKGWRETDGTGGPSYRLAEENLPTDKRPPYPEGVIAMANSGQPGSTGSQFFIVYGDSPLDPNYTVLGTVTGGMDIVKQVATAGDDKAFAQQAGGGHPKKEVTIKKLTMSAPQG; translated from the coding sequence GTGACGTCCACCAGAGAGCGGCAGCGCGCGGCGGCCCGCGCCCGGCTCGAGAAGGAGATGGCCGAGCGGGCGGCCAGGGCCCGCAAGCGCCGGCAGACCCAGGCGATCGTGGGCGCCGCGTCGGTGCTGGTGCTCGTCATCGCCGGCACGGTGTGGCTCGCCACCACCCTGGGCGGCGACGACGACAAGAGCGACACCGCGGGGCCGGCTGCCGACCACGTGCAGTGCGCCTGGACCGAGCTCCCCGCCGACCAGCGCACCAAGCAGATCAAGGACGTCGGGCTGCCGCCGGCGCAGCAGGCGAACACCGGCACCCAGACGATGACGATCGACACCAACCTCGGCCCGATCACCGCCAAGATCGACCGGTCGGCCGTGCCCTGCACCGCCGGCAGCTTCACCCACCTGGCGGAGAAGAACTTCTTCGACAACAGCAAGTGCCACCGGCTGGTCACCGAGGGCATCAAGGTGCTCCAGTGCGGCGACCCGAGCGCGACCGGCAAGGGCTGGCGGGAGACCGACGGCACCGGCGGTCCCAGCTACCGGCTCGCCGAGGAGAACCTGCCCACCGACAAGCGTCCGCCGTACCCGGAGGGCGTGATCGCCATGGCCAACTCCGGCCAGCCGGGCAGCACGGGCAGCCAGTTCTTCATCGTCTACGGAGACTCGCCGCTGGACCCGAACTACACCGTCCTCGGCACCGTCACCGGTGGCATGGACATCGTCAAGCAGGTCGCGACGGCCGGCGACGACAAGGCGTTCGCGCAGCAGGCCGGTGGTGGTCACCCGAAGAAGGAGGTCACCATCAAGAAGCTCACCATGAGCGCCCCCCAGGGCTGA
- a CDS encoding adenine phosphoribosyltransferase: MTETHSTGVRGDSGPEAAKLVASRVLDVPDFPKPGVMFKDLMPLFADGEAFRQVIDGIVAYHGRDSFDAVVGIEARGFVVAAAIAYATGVGVVPVRKAGKLPRPAYSASYALEYGEATLEVHEDAFTAGHRVLVVDDVLATGGTAEATLDLVERAGGTVAGFTVLLELGFLGGRERLAPRPVHALLTV, encoded by the coding sequence GTGACGGAGACCCACAGCACCGGGGTACGGGGAGACAGCGGCCCGGAGGCCGCCAAGCTGGTGGCCAGCCGGGTGCTCGACGTGCCCGACTTCCCCAAGCCCGGTGTCATGTTCAAGGACCTGATGCCGCTGTTCGCCGACGGTGAGGCGTTCCGCCAGGTGATCGACGGGATCGTCGCGTACCACGGGCGGGACTCGTTCGACGCCGTCGTCGGCATCGAGGCACGCGGGTTCGTGGTCGCGGCGGCCATCGCGTACGCGACAGGCGTCGGCGTGGTGCCCGTGCGCAAGGCCGGGAAATTGCCCCGGCCGGCGTACTCGGCCTCCTACGCCCTGGAGTACGGCGAGGCCACCCTCGAGGTGCACGAGGACGCCTTCACCGCCGGGCACCGGGTGCTGGTGGTCGACGACGTGCTGGCCACCGGCGGCACCGCCGAGGCGACGCTGGACCTGGTGGAACGGGCCGGCGGCACCGTTGCGGGCTTCACCGTGCTGCTGGAGCTCGGTTTCCTCGGCGGGCGGGAGCGGTTGGCCCCGCGCCCGGTCCATGCCCTGTTGACCGTTTGA
- the ruvB gene encoding Holliday junction branch migration DNA helicase RuvB, translated as MTGPDGNLVSAYVNDAELDAEASVRPKRLEEFIAQHRVRDQLDLLLQGAMRRGSPPDHILLSGPPGLGKTTLANIVAAELGSGIRVTSGPAIERSGDLAAILTSLAEGDVLFIDEIHRIAKPAEELLYSAMEDFRVDVVVGKGPGATAIPLDVEPFTLVGATTRSGLLTGPMRDRFGFVAHLDFYSPADLEVLLRRSARILGVPITDEGAAEVAGRSRGTPRIANRLLRRVRDFAEVRADGVVTLETARAALKVYDVDALGLDRLDRAVLTALVDSFRGGPVGLSTLAVAVGEQPDTVEEVCEPFLVRAGLLARTPRGRVATEAAWRHLGRTPPNGTFGVDAPPAPDLFSVDAEQP; from the coding sequence GTGACCGGTCCCGACGGCAACCTGGTCTCCGCGTACGTCAACGACGCGGAACTGGACGCGGAGGCCAGCGTCCGGCCGAAGCGGCTGGAGGAGTTCATCGCCCAGCACCGGGTCCGCGACCAGCTGGACCTGCTGCTCCAGGGCGCGATGCGGCGCGGCTCCCCGCCCGACCACATCCTCCTCTCGGGGCCGCCTGGCCTGGGTAAGACCACCCTGGCCAACATCGTCGCCGCCGAGCTGGGCTCGGGCATCCGGGTGACCAGCGGCCCGGCGATCGAGCGCTCGGGCGACCTGGCGGCGATCCTGACCAGTCTCGCCGAGGGCGACGTGCTCTTCATCGACGAGATCCACCGGATCGCCAAGCCGGCCGAGGAGTTGCTCTACAGCGCGATGGAGGACTTCCGGGTCGACGTGGTGGTCGGCAAGGGGCCGGGCGCGACCGCCATCCCGCTGGACGTGGAGCCGTTCACCCTGGTCGGCGCGACCACCCGCTCGGGCCTGCTCACCGGGCCGATGCGGGACCGGTTCGGCTTCGTCGCGCACCTCGACTTCTACTCCCCGGCCGACCTGGAGGTGCTGCTGCGGCGGTCGGCCCGGATCCTCGGCGTGCCGATCACCGACGAGGGCGCCGCGGAGGTCGCCGGTCGCTCCCGGGGCACCCCCCGGATCGCCAACCGCCTGCTGCGGCGGGTCCGCGACTTCGCCGAGGTCCGCGCCGACGGCGTGGTCACCCTGGAGACGGCCCGGGCGGCCCTGAAGGTGTACGACGTCGACGCGCTCGGCCTCGACCGGCTCGACCGGGCGGTGCTGACCGCGCTGGTCGACTCGTTCCGGGGCGGGCCGGTCGGCCTGTCCACCCTCGCCGTGGCGGTGGGGGAGCAGCCGGACACGGTCGAGGAGGTGTGCGAGCCGTTCCTGGTGCGGGCCGGCCTGCTGGCCCGTACGCCCCGCGGCCGGGTCGCGACCGAGGCCGCCTGGCGGCACCTGGGGCGTACGCCCCCGAATGGTACATTTGGCGTGGATGCCCCTCCCGCGCCCGATCTGTTCTCCGTGGACGCCGAACAGCCGTGA
- a CDS encoding 3-hydroxybutyrate dehydrogenase: MTAEPVAVPHVVHVDLAGRTALVTGGGSGIGRACALRLGAAGAKVLVVDRNIEAAKAVAAQAGGRAEGVDLADADAVDRLDADVDIVVNNAGLQHVAPVQEFTAERFAHLHRVMVEAPFLIIRRALPHMYARGWGRIVNISSVHGLRASPYKSAYVSAKHALEGLSKVVALEGAPHGVTANCVNPAYVRTPLVESQIADQAASHGIPEAEVVEKIMLARAAIKRLIEPEEVSELVAYLCSPPAAFITGASIALDGGWTAN, encoded by the coding sequence ATGACGGCAGAACCCGTGGCGGTCCCCCACGTCGTACACGTCGACCTCGCCGGTCGTACCGCCCTGGTCACCGGGGGCGGCAGCGGCATCGGCCGGGCCTGCGCCCTGCGGCTCGGCGCCGCCGGGGCGAAGGTCCTGGTGGTGGACCGCAACATCGAGGCGGCCAAGGCGGTGGCGGCGCAGGCCGGCGGCCGGGCCGAGGGCGTGGACCTGGCCGACGCCGACGCGGTCGACCGGCTCGACGCCGACGTGGACATCGTGGTGAACAACGCGGGCCTGCAGCACGTGGCGCCGGTCCAGGAGTTCACCGCCGAGCGCTTCGCCCACCTGCACCGGGTGATGGTGGAGGCGCCGTTTCTGATCATCCGGCGGGCGCTGCCGCACATGTACGCCAGGGGTTGGGGGCGGATCGTCAACATCTCCTCGGTGCACGGGCTGCGCGCCTCGCCGTACAAGTCGGCGTACGTCTCCGCCAAGCACGCCCTGGAGGGGCTGTCGAAGGTGGTGGCGCTGGAGGGCGCGCCGCACGGCGTCACCGCCAACTGCGTCAATCCCGCGTACGTGCGCACCCCGCTGGTGGAGAGCCAGATCGCCGACCAGGCGGCCAGCCACGGCATCCCCGAGGCCGAGGTGGTCGAGAAGATCATGCTGGCGCGGGCGGCCATCAAGCGCCTGATCGAGCCGGAGGAGGTGTCCGAGTTGGTGGCGTACCTCTGCTCCCCGCCGGCGGCGTTCATCACGGGCGCGTCCATCGCGCTCGACGGGGGCTGGACGGCGAACTAG
- the secD gene encoding protein translocase subunit SecD, whose translation MAPPQGQMRPGRQLAVLGLIFVVLYLLVFFAGGASGGWKDRLEPKLGLDLVGGTRLTLEATNTVDGRAPTAENLEEARRIIESRVNAFGVAEAEVVTEGNRNIVISLPGENRDITEVGSAAELRFRKVLKAADGSGAAAAPAPTATPSGSASPAPSGSAKPSAGATPSGSAGPKATASPSGGQGGMAPAPSASASPSASASPSGAAPSPSASGEPVPQSVEEQRKAVEKKVGAAAWAAASGLQAPADLAADPSLAEKLKPFATLDPREVAVLPAQMQFNVPQISCAQLDQRPPASISDPEQQVVACEDGAAKYLLDKAKVLGTDVNDADAVLDQTSSWVVSLDFTGSGQDKWTNLTREAFTNEGQACDATALGQDGKCRVAVVLDNEIVSSPEIQGVLTGNSQITGSFTQKDASELAGNLRYGALPVTFEAQEQQNVTATLGASHLRAGLLAAGIGMALVIIYSFFYYRLLGSVIFLSLVLSALLVFGALVVLGRQIGFTLTLAGIAGMIVSLGVAADSFVIYFERLKDEIREGRSPRSAVPRAWIRARRTIISANAITLMSAVVLYVVSVGAVKGFAFALGLATVLDLVVVFLFRHPIMTMFARTSAFLSPRVSGLGRVLPPRTAEPAKPRNQRVKEA comes from the coding sequence GTGGCACCACCTCAGGGACAGATGCGCCCCGGACGGCAACTGGCCGTGCTCGGGCTCATCTTCGTCGTCCTCTATCTTTTGGTGTTCTTCGCGGGCGGCGCCAGCGGCGGCTGGAAGGACCGGCTGGAGCCCAAGCTCGGCCTGGACCTCGTCGGTGGCACGCGGCTGACGCTGGAGGCGACCAACACCGTCGACGGCCGGGCGCCGACGGCGGAGAACCTCGAAGAGGCCCGCCGGATCATCGAGAGCCGGGTCAACGCCTTCGGCGTCGCCGAGGCGGAGGTGGTCACCGAGGGCAACCGCAACATCGTGATCTCCCTGCCCGGCGAGAACCGCGACATCACCGAGGTGGGCAGCGCGGCCGAGCTGCGCTTCCGCAAGGTGCTCAAGGCCGCCGACGGCAGCGGCGCGGCCGCCGCCCCGGCGCCCACCGCGACCCCGTCCGGCAGCGCCAGCCCGGCCCCGTCGGGCAGCGCGAAGCCCTCGGCCGGCGCCACCCCGTCGGGCAGCGCCGGCCCGAAGGCCACCGCGTCGCCGAGCGGCGGCCAGGGCGGCATGGCCCCGGCCCCGAGCGCGTCGGCCTCGCCCAGCGCGTCGGCCTCGCCGAGCGGCGCGGCGCCGTCGCCGAGCGCCAGCGGCGAGCCGGTGCCGCAGAGCGTCGAGGAGCAGCGCAAGGCCGTCGAGAAGAAGGTCGGCGCCGCCGCCTGGGCCGCAGCGAGCGGCCTGCAGGCCCCGGCCGACCTGGCCGCCGACCCGTCGCTGGCGGAGAAGCTCAAGCCGTTCGCCACCCTCGACCCGCGCGAGGTCGCGGTGCTGCCGGCGCAGATGCAGTTCAACGTGCCGCAGATCAGCTGCGCCCAGCTCGACCAGCGCCCGCCGGCGTCGATCTCCGACCCGGAGCAGCAGGTGGTGGCCTGCGAGGACGGCGCCGCGAAATACCTGCTCGACAAGGCCAAGGTGCTCGGCACCGACGTGAACGACGCCGACGCGGTGCTCGACCAGACCAGCTCCTGGGTGGTCAGCCTCGACTTCACCGGTTCCGGTCAGGACAAGTGGACCAACCTGACCCGCGAGGCGTTCACCAACGAGGGCCAGGCCTGCGACGCCACCGCGCTGGGCCAGGACGGCAAGTGCCGCGTCGCCGTCGTGCTGGACAACGAGATCGTCTCTTCGCCCGAGATCCAGGGCGTGCTGACCGGCAACTCGCAGATCACCGGCAGCTTCACCCAGAAGGACGCCAGCGAGCTGGCCGGCAACCTGCGCTACGGCGCGCTGCCGGTGACCTTCGAGGCGCAGGAGCAGCAGAACGTCACCGCCACCCTGGGCGCCAGCCACCTGCGGGCCGGTCTGCTCGCGGCGGGCATCGGCATGGCGCTGGTCATCATCTACTCGTTCTTCTACTACCGGCTGCTCGGCTCGGTGATCTTCCTGAGCCTGGTCCTGTCGGCGCTGCTGGTCTTCGGCGCGCTGGTGGTGCTCGGCCGGCAGATCGGCTTCACCCTCACCCTCGCCGGCATCGCCGGCATGATCGTCTCGCTCGGTGTGGCGGCGGACTCGTTCGTCATCTACTTCGAGCGGCTCAAGGACGAGATCCGGGAGGGGCGCAGCCCGCGCAGCGCGGTGCCGCGCGCCTGGATCCGGGCCCGTCGGACGATCATCTCGGCCAACGCCATCACCCTGATGTCGGCGGTGGTGCTCTACGTCGTCTCGGTCGGCGCGGTGAAGGGCTTCGCCTTCGCCCTCGGCCTGGCCACGGTGCTGGACCTGGTCGTGGTCTTCCTCTTCCGGCACCCGATCATGACGATGTTCGCCCGCACCTCCGCGTTCCTGTCCCCGCGGGTCAGCGGTCTCGGCCGGGTGCTCCCGCCCCGGACGGCCGAGCCGGCCAAGCCCCGCAACCAGCGCGTCAAGGAGGCCTGA
- a CDS encoding RelA/SpoT family protein → MSHDVAPPVEGTVHPTGDADGSVTARNGDAPARGAGSGNGSGVTGPADAARAGTATGPAGGAGAATDGVVLPFPADGAGDPAPSAGFALSSAPTGRRVRARLARFNAPWQSSQVSEVLEPLISTHRDAHPKADARLLQRAFDTAARWHSGQYRKSGDPYITHPLAVATILANLGMDTTTLVAALLHDTIEDTEYTLDQMRADFGGEVALLVDGVTKLDKVKLGDAAKAETIRKMVVAMAKDPRVLVIKLADRLHNMRTLTFLPRPKQEQKAKETLEILAPLAHRLGMNTIKWELEDLAFGTLFPKRYEEINRLIGEHQPQREALLRQVTQKVQTDLRSAKIKAETTGRPKHLYSIYQKMIVRGRDFNDIYDLVGVRILVDTVRDCYAALGVIHANWQPVPGRFKDYIAMPKFNMYQSLHTTVIGPTGKPVEMQIRTYAMHRTAEFGIAAHWKYKEHKGTQIVGPPAHIDEMTWLRQLLDWQREAADPSEFLDALRFDLSSQEVYVFTPKGDVIPLPTGSTPVDFAYAVHTEVGHKCIGARVNGKLVPLESTLSNGDVIEIFTSKSDTAGPTQDWLGFVKSPRARTKIRQYFNKERREEAIEAGKDAIVKAMRKQGMPLQRMLTSDALMAIARDLHLADVASLYAAVGDSQVSAQSVVQKLMAAYGGEEGAAEDIAETAVATRPPRSRQSSADPGVVVRGVSDVWIKLARCCTPVPPDSVFGFVTRSGGVSVHRDDCANAEDLRAQNERVVEVSWKLTSASTFLVAIQVEALDRHKLLADVTRVLSDERVNILSATVTTTRDRVAVSRFSFEMADPKHLGHLLAAVRKVDGVFDAYRVTSGA, encoded by the coding sequence GTGTCCCACGATGTCGCCCCTCCGGTGGAGGGCACGGTGCACCCGACAGGCGACGCGGACGGCTCGGTGACGGCCCGCAACGGTGACGCGCCGGCCCGGGGCGCGGGCTCCGGCAACGGCTCCGGCGTGACCGGTCCGGCCGACGCCGCGCGCGCCGGCACGGCGACCGGCCCGGCCGGTGGCGCGGGCGCGGCGACCGACGGGGTCGTGCTCCCGTTCCCCGCCGACGGCGCCGGCGACCCGGCGCCCAGCGCCGGCTTCGCCCTGTCCAGCGCGCCGACCGGCCGCCGGGTGCGGGCCAGGCTGGCGCGGTTCAACGCGCCGTGGCAGTCCTCGCAGGTCAGCGAGGTGCTCGAGCCGCTGATCTCGACCCACCGGGACGCCCACCCCAAGGCCGACGCGCGGCTGCTCCAGCGCGCCTTCGACACCGCGGCCCGCTGGCACTCCGGGCAGTACCGCAAGTCCGGCGACCCCTACATCACCCACCCGCTCGCGGTGGCCACCATCCTGGCCAACCTGGGGATGGACACCACCACGCTGGTGGCGGCGCTGCTGCACGACACCATCGAGGACACGGAATACACCCTCGACCAGATGCGCGCCGACTTCGGCGGCGAGGTCGCGCTGCTCGTCGACGGGGTGACCAAGCTCGACAAGGTCAAGCTGGGCGACGCGGCCAAGGCCGAGACGATCCGCAAGATGGTCGTCGCGATGGCCAAGGACCCGCGGGTGCTGGTGATCAAGCTGGCCGACCGGCTGCACAACATGCGCACCCTCACCTTCCTGCCCCGCCCGAAGCAGGAGCAGAAGGCGAAGGAGACCCTGGAGATCCTGGCCCCGCTGGCCCACCGGCTGGGTATGAACACGATCAAGTGGGAGCTGGAGGATCTCGCGTTCGGCACGCTCTTCCCGAAGCGCTACGAGGAGATCAACCGCCTCATCGGGGAGCACCAGCCGCAGCGCGAGGCGCTGCTGCGTCAGGTGACCCAGAAGGTGCAGACCGACCTCAGGTCCGCCAAGATCAAGGCGGAGACGACCGGCCGGCCGAAGCACCTCTACTCGATCTACCAGAAGATGATCGTGCGGGGCCGCGACTTCAACGACATCTACGACCTGGTCGGGGTGCGGATCCTGGTCGACACGGTGCGCGACTGCTACGCGGCGCTGGGCGTCATCCACGCCAACTGGCAGCCGGTGCCGGGCCGGTTCAAGGACTACATCGCGATGCCCAAGTTCAACATGTACCAGTCGTTGCACACGACGGTCATCGGGCCTACCGGCAAGCCGGTGGAGATGCAGATCCGCACGTACGCGATGCACCGCACCGCCGAGTTCGGCATCGCCGCGCACTGGAAGTACAAGGAACACAAGGGCACCCAGATCGTCGGCCCGCCGGCGCACATCGACGAGATGACCTGGCTGCGCCAACTGCTGGACTGGCAGCGGGAGGCGGCCGACCCGAGCGAGTTCCTCGACGCGCTGCGCTTCGACCTGTCCAGCCAGGAGGTGTACGTCTTCACCCCGAAGGGTGACGTCATCCCGCTGCCGACCGGCTCCACGCCGGTGGACTTCGCGTACGCGGTGCACACCGAGGTCGGGCACAAGTGCATCGGGGCGCGGGTCAACGGCAAGCTGGTGCCGCTGGAGTCGACGCTGTCCAACGGCGACGTGATCGAGATCTTCACCTCGAAGTCCGACACGGCCGGCCCGACGCAGGACTGGCTGGGCTTCGTCAAGAGCCCGCGCGCCCGCACGAAGATCCGGCAGTACTTCAACAAGGAGCGGCGCGAGGAGGCCATCGAGGCCGGCAAGGACGCGATCGTCAAGGCGATGCGCAAGCAGGGCATGCCGCTGCAGCGGATGCTCACCTCCGACGCGCTGATGGCGATCGCCCGCGACCTGCACCTGGCCGACGTGGCATCCCTCTACGCCGCCGTCGGCGACAGCCAGGTCTCCGCCCAGTCGGTGGTGCAGAAGCTGATGGCCGCGTACGGCGGCGAGGAGGGCGCGGCGGAGGACATCGCCGAGACCGCCGTCGCGACCCGGCCGCCGCGCAGCCGGCAGAGCAGCGCCGACCCGGGCGTGGTGGTACGCGGGGTCAGCGACGTGTGGATCAAGCTGGCGCGCTGCTGCACCCCGGTCCCGCCGGATTCGGTGTTCGGCTTCGTCACCCGCTCCGGCGGGGTGAGCGTGCACCGGGACGACTGCGCCAACGCCGAGGACCTGCGGGCCCAGAACGAGCGGGTCGTCGAGGTGAGCTGGAAGCTCACCTCCGCGTCGACGTTCCTGGTCGCCATCCAGGTCGAGGCGCTGGACCGGCACAAGCTGCTCGCCGATGTCACCCGGGTGCTCTCCGACGAGCGGGTCAACATCCTCTCCGCCACCGTCACCACCACCCGGGACCGGGTGGCGGTGAGCCGGTTCAGCTTCGAGATGGCCGACCCGAAGCACCTGGGCCACCTGCTGGCGGCGGTCCGCAAGGTCGACGGCGTCTTCGACGCCTACCGGGTGACCTCCGGCGCCTGA
- the ruvC gene encoding crossover junction endodeoxyribonuclease RuvC, with protein sequence MRVLGVDPGLTRCGVGVVEGVPGRPCTLVAYYVVYTDPADELPLRLLHLDRSLTDLVAEHRPDSVAVERVFSQHNVRTVMGTAQASGIAVLAGARAGLPVQTYTPSEVKAAVTGSGQADKAQMTAMVTRLLRLAEPPKPADAADALALAICHVWRGGTRSKLAAAADRVRRGGAR encoded by the coding sequence GTGCGCGTGCTCGGCGTCGACCCGGGGCTGACCCGGTGCGGGGTCGGCGTGGTCGAGGGCGTGCCGGGGCGGCCCTGCACGCTGGTCGCCTACTACGTCGTCTACACCGACCCGGCCGACGAGCTGCCGCTGCGCCTGCTGCACCTCGACCGCTCGCTCACCGACCTGGTGGCCGAGCACCGGCCGGACAGCGTCGCCGTCGAGCGGGTCTTCAGCCAGCACAACGTCCGCACGGTGATGGGCACCGCCCAGGCCAGCGGGATCGCCGTGCTCGCCGGCGCCCGCGCCGGGCTGCCCGTGCAGACCTACACGCCCAGCGAGGTGAAGGCCGCCGTGACCGGTTCCGGCCAGGCCGACAAGGCGCAGATGACCGCCATGGTCACCCGGCTGCTGCGGCTGGCCGAGCCGCCGAAGCCGGCCGACGCCGCCGACGCCCTCGCCCTGGCCATCTGTCACGTGTGGCGCGGCGGGACGCGCTCCAAGCTGGCCGCCGCGGCCGACCGGGTACGACGAGGAGGAGCCAGATGA
- the secF gene encoding protein translocase subunit SecF gives MAKSGLASRLYRGEAGLDIIGRRKVWFAVAGALILFALLSFGLRGFHLGIEFAGGNSFQIPASVGTLEQTEDKVEGALGAAGDGARVVTTQKVGGTGGDFYEVRTTQLSAEQANAVKVELADEFGIGAEQISGNQVSEAWGSQVTSRALLGLVIFIAVVMVYLILRFEWRMAVAAVSSLIMNLVLTAGVYSLVGFEVTPSTVIGFLTILGFALYDVVVVFDKVQENTRGITANNNQTYGEAANLAINQSLMRSLNTSVVALLPVGGLLFIGAGLLGAGTLKDLGLVLFVGMAVAFLTSILLATPLLVLLKNYEPRIQAHNKRVLARRGAIARGEVAPKGESRAAESADEPVDAEAAALAGAAPKVGARPAAKRSTGARGGRPAGGGGNRPGGGKRR, from the coding sequence ATGGCCAAGAGTGGTCTCGCGAGCCGCCTCTACCGGGGCGAGGCCGGCCTCGACATCATCGGCCGGCGCAAGGTCTGGTTCGCCGTCGCCGGCGCGCTGATCCTGTTCGCGCTCCTGAGCTTCGGGCTGCGCGGGTTCCACCTCGGCATCGAGTTCGCCGGCGGCAACTCGTTCCAGATCCCGGCCAGCGTCGGCACCCTGGAGCAGACCGAGGACAAGGTCGAGGGGGCGCTCGGCGCGGCCGGCGACGGCGCCAGGGTGGTCACCACGCAGAAGGTCGGCGGCACCGGCGGCGACTTCTACGAGGTGCGCACCACGCAGCTGAGCGCCGAGCAGGCCAACGCCGTCAAGGTCGAGCTGGCCGACGAGTTCGGCATCGGCGCGGAGCAGATCAGCGGCAACCAGGTCAGCGAGGCGTGGGGCAGCCAGGTGACCTCCCGCGCGCTGCTCGGTCTGGTCATCTTCATCGCGGTGGTGATGGTCTACCTGATCCTGCGCTTCGAGTGGCGGATGGCCGTCGCCGCCGTCTCCTCGCTGATCATGAACCTGGTCCTCACCGCCGGCGTCTACTCGCTTGTCGGCTTCGAGGTCACCCCGTCGACGGTCATCGGCTTCCTCACGATCCTGGGCTTCGCGCTCTACGACGTGGTGGTGGTCTTCGACAAGGTCCAGGAGAACACGCGCGGCATCACCGCCAACAACAACCAGACGTACGGCGAGGCTGCCAACCTGGCCATCAACCAGAGCCTCATGCGGTCGCTGAACACCTCGGTGGTGGCGCTGCTGCCGGTGGGTGGTCTGCTCTTCATCGGTGCCGGCCTGCTCGGCGCGGGCACCCTGAAGGACCTCGGCCTGGTGCTCTTCGTCGGTATGGCGGTGGCGTTCCTGACCTCCATCCTGCTGGCGACGCCGCTGCTGGTGCTGCTGAAGAACTACGAACCGCGGATCCAGGCGCACAACAAGCGGGTGCTGGCCCGCCGGGGCGCCATCGCCCGCGGCGAGGTCGCCCCGAAGGGCGAGTCCCGGGCCGCGGAGTCGGCGGACGAGCCGGTCGACGCGGAGGCGGCGGCGCTGGCCGGCGCCGCGCCGAAGGTGGGGGCGCGGCCGGCGGCGAAGCGGTCCACCGGTGCCCGGGGCGGTCGCCCCGCCGGCGGCGGCGGCAACCGTCCGGGCGGCGGCAAGCGGCGCTGA